The genomic interval GCTGATAGGCTTGTGAGAACATTTCATAAATTAACTAATGCTCCTTTACATGAAGTAATAAAAATGATAACTTTGACACCAGCAAAGTTATTAAAAATTAATCACAAAAAAGGATCCGTTGGTGAAAATAAAGATGCAGATTTGTTGATATTTAATGAAAATATCAATATTGAAATGGTTATGGTGATGGGTGAAATTAATTACAGTGTATAATGGATGATCTCAGTTGTAGTAAGATGGGGCTTCACTTCTTTCCTAATAAAGAAAACCTCTGGTTTGAACACGATATCAAAACTCTTTAATTATGATTAAATTATTTAATTTCCTTTTGATAAAATTGAATTACCTAAGTTTTGCATAAATAACTAACAGGTCTTAAAGAGAATATAGCGTCATGAGTGCAACAAGAAATACCATCCTTAGTAAGGTTGTAGTCAAAACTACTAAGGAGAACGAGGATTAAGAAAAATATAAGTTTTGCTGAATTTCCAATACCTAATACCCAGAAAATCTTTGTAAATATTAATGGCATCAAAAGCAAAATCACCGATAAAGGTATCTGCTTAAATATATGGATGTTTATTTAAAAAGTTAAATAGAACTAATTAAAGAGATTTTGAATAACTAGAGGATTAATCTTCATTAGGAGAATGAAACTTTTTCAAGAACAATTGTAAAAGTAAAGCCTACATCATAGAAGTAAGAGGATATTCTCTAGGTTTCTCATTAAATGCATAGTAACTACAATAAAAAGAAAGAGGTATTAACTCATCAAGATCAAGGTGTTCTTCTAAAAGAGAAAGAAAGTGATGCTTATTAATTTCAAAATAATTGGTATAGTCACAATAAACTTCGGCCAAAGAAAAAATGTTTATGTGTTTAAAGTAGACATGTATAACTCCTTTCTAGGTTGGTAAATTTGTTTCTGTTAATTTAATTTTTACTATCATCTGGAGAGGAGTTATATTTTTTATATCAAAACCTACCTGTAACTATATGAGCCGTAGCGTTTCGCAAATGCCTATTAAAAATAAAATAGTAAGGAGCTGATAACATTGAAAATGACCTTTAGATGGTACGGGGAGAATGATTCCGTTACCTTAGAGTACATTAAGCAAATTCCAGGTATCGTGGGTATTGTTTCCGCAATTTATGATATTCCTGTTGGAGAACCATGGCCTATGGATAAGATTCTTGAACTGAAGAACAAAGTAGAAGCCAATGGTCTAAAGTTATCTGTAATAGAGAGCGTACCTGTACATGAAGATATTAAATTAGGAAAATCAACAAGAGAGCAATACATCAAAAACTATAAAACGACAATTCGAAGATTAGGGCAAGCTGGTATTAAAGTAATCTGCTACAATTTCATGCCGGTCTTTGATTGGACTAGATCAGATTTGGAATACCAATTATCAGATGGTTCTACAGCTTTGATTTTTGATGAAAAAATAGTAGAGAAAATGGACCCATCTACCGGGGAATTAAGCCTTCCAGGGTGGGATACTAGCTATACTAAAGAAGGATTAAAAGCTTTATTAGATGAGTACAAGCAGGTAGATGAAGAAAGGCTTTGGGAAAATCTTGAGTATTTCTTAAAAGAAATCATTCCTGTAGCGGCAGAAGAAGACGTAAAAATGGCTATCCATCCAGATGATCCACCATGGCCTATTTTTGATCTTCCAAGAATTATTACTAATGAAGATAATCTAGAAAGATTTTTAAATTTAGTCAATCATCCTAATAATGGTCTAACTCTATGTAGTGGTTCATTAGGGGTGTCAAAGAATAATGACATGGCAAGACTTGTAAGAAAATTCGGCAAGAAAATTCACTTCTCCCATATGAGAAATGTAAAAATTACTGGACCTAAATCTTTTGAAGAATCTGCCCATCCTTCCCAGTACGGTTCTTTAGATATGGTAGATATTTTAAAGGCTTATCACGATGTAGGTTTTGATGGGCCTATGCGTCCAGACCATGGTAGAATGATCTGGGGAGAAACAGGGAAACCAGGATATGGTCTATATGATAGAGCTTTAGGTGCAACCTATCTTATGGGAATTTGGGAAACTTTAGAGAAAACTAGAAAACAGAAGGGATAGGAGGAATACGATGTTACCATTTAAAATTGATTTAACAGATAAAGTTGCAGTTGTCACTGGTGGTGGAGGTGTATTGTGCAGCGAATTTGCTAAGGCTTTAGCTGAATGTGATGCTAAAGTTGCAGTATTAGACTTAACAGAGGAATATGCTAGACGAGTAGCCAATGAGATCAATGATAAAGGTGGAAAGGCTATTGAGGTAGTTGCTAATGTTTTAGATATTGAAAGTCTTGAAGAGGCAAAAAAACTAATAAATGATAAATTAGGTACAGTAGATATTTTAATCAATGGAGCTGGTGGCAATCATCCAAAGGGAACAACTACAAAGGAATATTTATTTAAAGAGGATTTACACAACAATACTGATATTACAACCTTCTTTGACCTAGATCCAAAGGGTGTGGAGTTCACCTTTAATCTTAACTTCATAGGAACGTTGTTGCCTACACAGGTTTTTGCAAAGGATATGATTGATAAAGAAGAGGCTTGTATTGTTAATGTTTCTTCTATGAATGCCTACACTCCCTTAACTAAAATCCCTGCCTATAGTGGAGCCAAGGCAGCTGTTAGCAACTTTACCCAATGGCTGGCAGTCCACATGTCTAAGGTAGGCATTCGAGTAAATGCTATTGCTCCTGGATTTTTTTTAACGAAGCAAAATGAAGGACTTTTATTAAATAAAGATGGTAGCTTTACACAAAGGGCGAATAAAATTATTGGTCAAACTCCAATGGAGAGATTTGGTAAACCTGAAGAGCTAATAGGAACCCTCCTTTGGTTGGTTGATCATAAAGCATCTAGCTTCGTAAATGGTATTACTGTGCCTGTAGATGGTGGATTTTCCTCCTACTCAGGTGTTTAAGGATTTAACGGTCTTATGCTTGGTCATCCTGAAAAAAGTTAAGAAATTTGCCATAGTATAAACACTTAAAATCTTTACAAATACTCAGGATGACTGTTGTTTTAGCCCATGTTGAATTTTCATCTAAGATTAGTATTTACCTTTAATATGACCTTGAAATTTAAAATAGCAAAAGACATTCTATTATGAACATAGGTATTTTATGATATGATAACTATGAGGTGGTAAAATGAGTGTTACGATAAAAGACATAGCAAGGATTGCAAAGGTTTCCCATACAACTGTATCTAGAGTCCTCAATGATAGTCCTTTAATTAGTGAAAAAACAAAAAAAAGAATAAAAAAGATTGCAGAGGAATTAAATTATACCCCTAATTATAGTGCTAGAAGCTTAGTTTTGGATAGATCTTACCATATTGGACTGTTTTTTTCCACAATCAATAAAGGTACTTCATCAAATTTCTTTTATGAGGTTGTCAGGGGTGTAAATAACACAATAAAGGATCAATATAATCTTATTGTAAAAGGTATTGATGATTATCATAATCTAAATAGTATAAACAAACGAAATTTTGATGGAATCATAATTATGAGTCAAAGCACAGAAGATACCCCTTTTATTAAACATGTTTTAGAAAAAAAAATTCCTCTAGTGGTTTTAAATAGATATATACAAAACAGTAATCTAGTTAATATTTTGTCGGATGATAAAAAAGGTTCCTATAATGGAGCACAATATTTAATTCAATTAGGGCATAGGAAAATTGGCTTAATAGAGGGTAAACAAGGTTTTAAGTCTACGGAAGAAAGAAAAGAAGGATTTTTGCAGGCATTAAGGGATTACAACATTCCTGTAGATGAAGCATTCATTGTAAAGGGGAATTATGATCTAGAAAGTGGCTATAGGACTATGAAATATCTTTTACAGCTTCAAGACTTACCTACAGCTATTTTTTCTTCTAATGATGATATGGCTGTAGGGGCAATGAAGGCAATCATAGAAAAAGGCCTTAGTATACCTGAAGATATTTCTATAATTGGGTTTGATGACAACGTTTTTTCTTCATTTTTGACACCTGCTTTAACTACTGTCAAAAGACCTATTGAAGCAATAAGTGAAGAAGGGGGAAGGAAGTTGATAAAGTTAATTAATCAAGAAGATATAAAAAAAGAAACCATATATATTAATACTAAACTGGTAATACGGGACTCAGTGAAGGTCTTGGAGAAATAGTTTTTTAAAGATATATTGAGGAATTTTTTAACGAAACAATGCACACGTTAAACTAAAAACAGGAGGAATATGAAGTGAAATTAGAAAAATCTATATACAAGGAATATAAAAGTTACCCAGAAAAAATAATACAATTTGGTGAAGGAAATTTTCTAAGAGCATTTGTAGATTGGAAGATAGATAAAATGAATAAAGAAATAGGCTTTAATAGTGGGGTAGTGGTTGTACAGCCTTTGGATAATGGTTTGGTAAATAAGCTAAATCAACAGGATGGCTTATATACCCTGTATCTAAATGGTATCAAGAATGGTGAGGTTGTTACCGAGCATTCAATTATTAATTGTATTGCAAGGGGAGTTAATACCTATACAGACTATGATGAATATTTAAAGATTGCAGAAAACCCAGAACTAAGGTTTGTCATTTCTAATACAACAGAAGCAGGGATCGCCTACAATGAGGAAGATAAATTAGAGGATAGACCACAGATGAGCTTTCCAGGAAAATTAGCAGCCCTATTATACCATAGATATAAAACCTTTAATGGAGATAGAAGCAAAGGATTAATATTTATCCCTTGTGAACTCATAGATAAAAATGGAGAAAATCTTAAGGCTATTCTTTTGAAGCTTGCAGATCAATGGAAACTAGAAGAAGATTTTAAAGCATGGCTTCATGAAGCCAATACCTTCTGCAATAGCTTAGTTGATAGAATTGTTCCGGGGTATCCAAAGGGAAAAATTCAGAAAATTTGCCAGGAGCTTGGTTATGAAGATGATTTGGTGGTAGAGGGAGAGCAATTCCACCTTTGGGTTATCGAGGGGCCAGCTTGGGTAAAGGACGAATTTCCTGCACATAAAGCTGGATTGAATGTACTATTTGTAGAGGATATGACCCCTTACAGAATAAGAAAAGTAAGAATATTAAATGGTGTCCATACCAGCATGGTGCCTGTAGCTTATTTATATGGCTTAAATACTGTTAGGGAAAGTGTAGAGGATCCTGTAGTAGGCAAATTCGTATTAGAAGCAGTTTTCCAAGAGATTATTCCTACCTTAGATTTATCTATGGAGGAGTTGGAGAAATTTGCCCATGATGTACTAGATCGTTTTAGGAATCCATTTATTAAGCACGAATTAATGAGCATTGCTTTAAACTCCATGTCTAAATTTGAAACTAGGGTGTTGCCTTCTCTTTTAGAGTATAAAAATAGAAGAGGAAGCCTTCCAAAGAGGCTAGTATTTTCATTAGCTGCATTAATTGCCTTCTACAAAGGCAAAAGAAATAATGAAAATATTCATCTAGCTGATGATCTAGAGGTTCTAAACCAATATAAGGAACTTTGGGGAGACTATGATGGATCAGAAGATTATTTGGTATATATTGTAAAAACTATTTTATCCAATGAAAAGATTTGGAAAATGAATTTAAATGAAGTCGAAGGATTGACTTCAGCTGTGACAAAATACCTGATTGTTATTGAAAAGGAAGGTATTAAAGCTGCTATAGAAAAGGTGATGATATAATATGAAACCTTATATTAAAATCAATGAACTGGATAATGTAGCTGTTGCTTTAAGGGATTTAAGTAAAAATGATATAGCCCTATTTAATGATTATAAAGTGGAACTTTTAGAGGATATCAAAAGGGGTCATAAGTTTGCTTTAGCAGAAATAAAAAAAGGTGTAAATATTATAAAATATGGTGCTCCTTTAGGCCACGCGATAAAGACAATAAGCATAGGGGAATGGGTACACTCCCACAACACAAAAACAAATCTATCAGGTGTCAGCGAATATACCTTTAATCAACAATGCCATGAAATAAGTAGGGAAGATAAAAAGTTAACCTTTAAAGGATATCATAGAAAAAATGGCAACGTAGGTATTCGAAATGAATTGTGGATTATTCCCACAGTAGGTTGTGTCAATGGCATTGCTGAAACCATTATTAGAAGGTTTAAAGAGGAAGTAAATCCACAAGGAATTGATGCTATAGAAGTATTTAAGCATAACTATGGCTGTTCTCAGCTTGGTAATGATCATAACAACACGAGAACTATTTTAGGTGATATTGTTAAGCATCCTAATGCTGGTGGAGTGCTAATAATGGGGCTAGGCTGTGAAAATAACTATGTTTCTGCCTTCAAGGAATCTTTAGGAGGATTTGATGAGGATAGGGTGAAATTCCTTATTACTCAAGAGGTGTCAGATGAGATAGAAATAGGAGTACAATTATTAAAGAAACTATATCAACAAATGATAAAGGATGAGAGAAAGGATACACCTATTTCTGAATTAAAGGTAGGACTAAAATGTGGTGGTTCTGATGGATTATCAGGCATTACTGCTAATCCCTTGGTAGGAGCATTTTCTGACTTCTTGATTTCTCAAGGAGGCACAACGATTTTGACGGAGGTTCCAGAAATGTTTGGTGCGGAAATCCTCCTTATGAATCGAGCAGAAAACGAAGATGTATTCCAAGCAACGGTAGACCTTATCAATGATTTTAAACGATATTTTATTGAACACAATCAGCCAATTTATGAAAACCCTTCCCCGGGCAATAAGGAGGGGGGTATTACAACTCTAGAGGAAAAATCCTTAGGCTGTACCCAAAAAGGTGGTAGGGCAATGGTTGTAGATGTACTAAAATATGGAGAAGTACTAAAGAAAAAAGGATTGAATCTTTTAAATGCTCCAGGAAATGATCTTGTTGCCGCTACAGCTTTGGGAGCTTCTGGATGTCAAATACTACTGTTTACAACAGGTAGAGGCACACCCTTTGGTAGTTTTGTACCAACTATTAAGGTTTCAACCAATACATCTATATATGAGCTAAAGCCCCATTGGATTGATTTTAATGCAGGTACATTAGTAGAGGATGAATCAATGGAGGAAGTATTGGAGAAATTTATTCAATATATTATTCAGGTGGCCAGTGGAGAACTTGTTAACCATGAAAAAAATAACTTCAAGGAGATTTCTATTTTCAAAACTGGGGTTACACTATAGAGAGGATAGGGTGATAGAAATGAAAAAATTTATGGATGAAAACTTTCTTTTAAGTACCAAGACAGCCGAAGAACTATATCATAATTATGCAAAACATATGCCTATCTATGATTACCATTGTCATTTAAGTCCAAAAGAAATTCATACTGATAAGAAGTACAGAAACATTACTGATGTATGGTTAGGTGGAGACCACTATAAATGGAGGGCTATGAGAAGTAATGGTATAGAGGAGAAGTATATAACAGGAGATGCTAGTGATTATGAAAAATTTATGGCTTGGGCTAAAACCTTATCCATGTGTATTGGAAATCCCTTATATCATTGGACCCATCTAGAGCTCCAAAGGTACTTCGGTATCTATGATATATTAAATGAATCTACCGCTGATGATATTTGGAATAAGTGTAATGAGCTTATTGTAAGAGATGATTTTACAGCAAAGGAATTAATAAAAAAGTCTAATGTAAAGGTAATATGTACAACAGATGATCCTATAGATGATTTAAATTATCATATTGCTATTAAAGACGATGAGACCTTTGGCGTAAAAGTTCTTCCTACTTTTAGACCTGATAAGGGATTAAATGTTGAAAAAAAAGGGTTTTACCAATGGTTAGAGAGCTTACAAGCGGTATCTGGAGTAAATGTTATAGATTACACCACCTATCTCCAAGCCCTACAACAAAGAATTGACTTCTTCCATGAAGTAGGTTGCAGAGTATCAGACCATGCTCTAGATACTGTAGTTTACCAAGCTGGAAGTTTAGAAGAAGTAGAGACAATATTTCTCAAGGTGCTGGCAAAGGAAAGCACAACTCAAGAGGAGCTTCATAAGCTGAAAACCTATACCTTAAAATTCTTTGCTCAGAACTATAGTAAATATGGCTGGGCTATGCAGCTTCATATTGGAGCCCTAAGAAACAATAATACAAGAATGTTCCAGTATTTAGGACCAGATACAGGGTATGACTCCATCAATGATGAAAATATAGCTACCCCTTTATCAAGGGTTTTAGATGATCTTGATGAAGAAGGGCAGTTGCCTAAAACCATATTATACTGCTTAAACCCTAAGGATAACTATGTTTTAGGAACTATGATAGGCAATTTTCAAGGAGGAGGAGTAGCAGGAAAAATCCAATTTGGTTCAGGATGGTGGTTTAATGATCAAAAAGAAGGTATGATAGCCCAAATGACTTCGCTGGGAAATCTTGGATTATTAGGCGGATTTGTTGGCATGTTGACGGATTCAAGAAGCTTCTTGTCCTATCCAAGACATGAGTACTTTAGAAGAATTCTTTGCGATCTTATAGGTCGATGGGTAGAAGATGGAGAGTTGCCCTATGACTTAGAATACCTTGGCGTTATTGTAGAAAATATTTGCTATAACAATGCTAAAAATTATTTTGATATTTTAAAATAAGAGTGCTGATAACTAGCACTGAGGTTGTTGAAAAAAGGGTAGTTTTTCTGAGAGAAAAACTACCCTTTTTGAAATTT from Natronincola ferrireducens carries:
- the uxuA gene encoding mannonate dehydratase, with protein sequence MTFRWYGENDSVTLEYIKQIPGIVGIVSAIYDIPVGEPWPMDKILELKNKVEANGLKLSVIESVPVHEDIKLGKSTREQYIKNYKTTIRRLGQAGIKVICYNFMPVFDWTRSDLEYQLSDGSTALIFDEKIVEKMDPSTGELSLPGWDTSYTKEGLKALLDEYKQVDEERLWENLEYFLKEIIPVAAEEDVKMAIHPDDPPWPIFDLPRIITNEDNLERFLNLVNHPNNGLTLCSGSLGVSKNNDMARLVRKFGKKIHFSHMRNVKITGPKSFEESAHPSQYGSLDMVDILKAYHDVGFDGPMRPDHGRMIWGETGKPGYGLYDRALGATYLMGIWETLEKTRKQKG
- a CDS encoding SDR family oxidoreductase translates to MLPFKIDLTDKVAVVTGGGGVLCSEFAKALAECDAKVAVLDLTEEYARRVANEINDKGGKAIEVVANVLDIESLEEAKKLINDKLGTVDILINGAGGNHPKGTTTKEYLFKEDLHNNTDITTFFDLDPKGVEFTFNLNFIGTLLPTQVFAKDMIDKEEACIVNVSSMNAYTPLTKIPAYSGAKAAVSNFTQWLAVHMSKVGIRVNAIAPGFFLTKQNEGLLLNKDGSFTQRANKIIGQTPMERFGKPEELIGTLLWLVDHKASSFVNGITVPVDGGFSSYSGV
- a CDS encoding LacI family DNA-binding transcriptional regulator — protein: MSVTIKDIARIAKVSHTTVSRVLNDSPLISEKTKKRIKKIAEELNYTPNYSARSLVLDRSYHIGLFFSTINKGTSSNFFYEVVRGVNNTIKDQYNLIVKGIDDYHNLNSINKRNFDGIIIMSQSTEDTPFIKHVLEKKIPLVVLNRYIQNSNLVNILSDDKKGSYNGAQYLIQLGHRKIGLIEGKQGFKSTEERKEGFLQALRDYNIPVDEAFIVKGNYDLESGYRTMKYLLQLQDLPTAIFSSNDDMAVGAMKAIIEKGLSIPEDISIIGFDDNVFSSFLTPALTTVKRPIEAISEEGGRKLIKLINQEDIKKETIYINTKLVIRDSVKVLEK
- a CDS encoding tagaturonate reductase, whose amino-acid sequence is MKLEKSIYKEYKSYPEKIIQFGEGNFLRAFVDWKIDKMNKEIGFNSGVVVVQPLDNGLVNKLNQQDGLYTLYLNGIKNGEVVTEHSIINCIARGVNTYTDYDEYLKIAENPELRFVISNTTEAGIAYNEEDKLEDRPQMSFPGKLAALLYHRYKTFNGDRSKGLIFIPCELIDKNGENLKAILLKLADQWKLEEDFKAWLHEANTFCNSLVDRIVPGYPKGKIQKICQELGYEDDLVVEGEQFHLWVIEGPAWVKDEFPAHKAGLNVLFVEDMTPYRIRKVRILNGVHTSMVPVAYLYGLNTVRESVEDPVVGKFVLEAVFQEIIPTLDLSMEELEKFAHDVLDRFRNPFIKHELMSIALNSMSKFETRVLPSLLEYKNRRGSLPKRLVFSLAALIAFYKGKRNNENIHLADDLEVLNQYKELWGDYDGSEDYLVYIVKTILSNEKIWKMNLNEVEGLTSAVTKYLIVIEKEGIKAAIEKVMI
- a CDS encoding UxaA family hydrolase, with the protein product MKPYIKINELDNVAVALRDLSKNDIALFNDYKVELLEDIKRGHKFALAEIKKGVNIIKYGAPLGHAIKTISIGEWVHSHNTKTNLSGVSEYTFNQQCHEISREDKKLTFKGYHRKNGNVGIRNELWIIPTVGCVNGIAETIIRRFKEEVNPQGIDAIEVFKHNYGCSQLGNDHNNTRTILGDIVKHPNAGGVLIMGLGCENNYVSAFKESLGGFDEDRVKFLITQEVSDEIEIGVQLLKKLYQQMIKDERKDTPISELKVGLKCGGSDGLSGITANPLVGAFSDFLISQGGTTILTEVPEMFGAEILLMNRAENEDVFQATVDLINDFKRYFIEHNQPIYENPSPGNKEGGITTLEEKSLGCTQKGGRAMVVDVLKYGEVLKKKGLNLLNAPGNDLVAATALGASGCQILLFTTGRGTPFGSFVPTIKVSTNTSIYELKPHWIDFNAGTLVEDESMEEVLEKFIQYIIQVASGELVNHEKNNFKEISIFKTGVTL
- the uxaC gene encoding glucuronate isomerase → MKKFMDENFLLSTKTAEELYHNYAKHMPIYDYHCHLSPKEIHTDKKYRNITDVWLGGDHYKWRAMRSNGIEEKYITGDASDYEKFMAWAKTLSMCIGNPLYHWTHLELQRYFGIYDILNESTADDIWNKCNELIVRDDFTAKELIKKSNVKVICTTDDPIDDLNYHIAIKDDETFGVKVLPTFRPDKGLNVEKKGFYQWLESLQAVSGVNVIDYTTYLQALQQRIDFFHEVGCRVSDHALDTVVYQAGSLEEVETIFLKVLAKESTTQEELHKLKTYTLKFFAQNYSKYGWAMQLHIGALRNNNTRMFQYLGPDTGYDSINDENIATPLSRVLDDLDEEGQLPKTILYCLNPKDNYVLGTMIGNFQGGGVAGKIQFGSGWWFNDQKEGMIAQMTSLGNLGLLGGFVGMLTDSRSFLSYPRHEYFRRILCDLIGRWVEDGELPYDLEYLGVIVENICYNNAKNYFDILK